In a genomic window of Candidatus Thiothrix sulfatifontis:
- the ispF gene encoding 2-C-methyl-D-erythritol 2,4-cyclodiphosphate synthase produces the protein MMRIGHGYDVHAFTSGDHLVLGGVKIPHTHAFKAHSDGDVLLHAICDALLGAVALGDIGQHFPDTAAEYANIDSRILLRHVVGLVRSQGYGVINLDSTIIAQSPKMAPHILTMREHLAADLGCALGQVNVKATTTEKLGFTGRKEGIAAHAVVLLGAVNHD, from the coding sequence ATAATGCGCATTGGACACGGTTACGATGTACACGCTTTCACCAGCGGCGATCATCTGGTGCTGGGCGGTGTTAAAATTCCGCATACGCACGCGTTTAAAGCGCATTCGGATGGCGATGTATTATTGCACGCGATTTGCGATGCCTTGCTGGGAGCCGTCGCTTTGGGGGACATTGGGCAACATTTCCCGGATACCGCCGCCGAATACGCCAATATTGACAGCCGCATTTTATTGCGGCATGTAGTTGGCTTGGTGCGCAGTCAAGGCTATGGCGTGATCAATCTGGATAGCACGATCATTGCGCAATCGCCTAAAATGGCGCCGCACATTTTGACCATGCGCGAACACCTTGCGGCAGATCTCGGCTGTGCATTGGGGCAAGTCAATGTGAAAGCCACTACTACCGAAAAATTAGGGTTCACCGGCCGCAAAGAGGGCATCGCCGCTCATGCCGTGGTGTTATTAGGAGCAGTAAACCATGATTGA
- a CDS encoding 4a-hydroxytetrahydrobiopterin dehydratase: MIEKLDNEALTVILEGLPGWVLRDNKLHRVLNFADFVEAFGFMSQVALVAERMNHHPEWCNVYKTLAISLTTHDAGGITHRDIELAQTINRLAGYPV; the protein is encoded by the coding sequence ATGATTGAAAAATTAGACAATGAAGCGCTGACGGTAATTTTGGAAGGTTTGCCGGGTTGGGTATTGCGCGACAATAAATTACACCGCGTGCTGAATTTTGCCGATTTTGTCGAAGCCTTTGGTTTTATGTCACAAGTGGCGCTGGTGGCGGAACGCATGAACCATCACCCGGAGTGGTGCAATGTGTACAAAACCTTAGCCATCAGCCTTACCACCCACGACGCAGGTGGCATTACTCACCGCGATATTGAATTGGCGCAAACCATCAACCGTTTAGCGGGCTATCCGGTCTGA
- the holA gene encoding DNA polymerase III subunit delta codes for MQVRAEQIEDHLRHTLAPVYLISGDEPLQVMETADAIRKAAAAKGFSERDVMTVDAQFDWGTLYDAAGALSLFSDKKLLDMRLATCKAGQSGTKALQHYLEHLPTDKILLLQTGRLDKACKSAAWVKKVEQLGVSVQVWDLSPAQTLAWIARRMKQAGLQPDSEAVRYLTERVEGNLLAAVQEIGKLFLLYGSRPLTAANIMAVVEDNSRFTVFDLAEAILAQDARRIRHIVLVLQEEETATPLLVWALADLLRQLYAGCENVRNNVSNQALLMRMPKTRQGLFQTALRRLLNADWQRLFAMAARLDQHSKGVGQDVSRHPQRLWDELLDLALLLGGRELPV; via the coding sequence ATGCAAGTCCGTGCTGAACAGATTGAAGACCACCTTCGCCATACTCTCGCCCCGGTTTACCTGATCAGTGGGGATGAGCCATTGCAAGTGATGGAAACCGCTGATGCGATTCGCAAAGCGGCGGCAGCAAAGGGTTTCAGCGAACGTGATGTGATGACCGTCGATGCGCAATTCGACTGGGGGACGTTGTATGACGCGGCGGGGGCGTTGTCGCTGTTTTCTGATAAAAAATTACTCGATATGCGTTTGGCAACCTGTAAAGCCGGGCAGTCGGGCACGAAAGCCTTGCAGCATTACCTTGAGCATTTACCCACGGATAAAATTTTACTGCTCCAGACCGGGCGGTTGGATAAAGCGTGTAAAAGTGCCGCATGGGTGAAAAAAGTCGAGCAACTGGGGGTTTCGGTACAAGTCTGGGATTTATCCCCCGCGCAAACCTTGGCGTGGATAGCGCGGCGCATGAAACAAGCGGGCTTGCAACCGGATAGTGAGGCGGTGCGCTACCTCACCGAGCGGGTTGAGGGGAACTTGCTGGCAGCCGTGCAAGAAATCGGCAAATTGTTCTTGCTGTACGGCAGTCGTCCGCTGACGGCAGCGAACATTATGGCGGTGGTGGAAGATAATTCGCGTTTCACCGTCTTTGATCTGGCGGAAGCAATCTTGGCGCAAGATGCCCGCCGGATTCGCCACATTGTGCTGGTCTTGCAAGAGGAAGAAACCGCCACCCCGCTATTGGTGTGGGCGTTGGCAGATTTGCTGCGCCAGCTTTACGCGGGGTGTGAAAATGTGCGCAACAATGTGTCCAATCAAGCCTTGCTGATGCGAATGCCTAAAACACGTCAAGGGCTATTTCAAACCGCATTGCGGCGATTGTTGAATGCGGATTGGCAGCGGTTGTTTGCGATGGCAGCGCGGTTGGATCAGCACAGCAAGGGCGTGGGGCAAGACGTTTCGCGCCACCCCCAACGCTTGTGGGATGAACTATTGGATTTGGCACTGTTGCTGGGTGGGCGCGAATTACCCGTTTGA
- the prmA gene encoding 50S ribosomal protein L11 methyltransferase: MSWQQLVCHTTSKHQEVVVDTMEAVGAVSITWQDAEDDPILEPRPGEMRLWNNLVVTALYEEDTDLNSLQLLLETRKADWQIESVLYEIVEDQPWERAWMDSFQPMCFGKRLWIYPSWFEIPDDDSVKLLLDPGLAFGTGTHPTTALCLEWLDGQDMTGLDVLDYGCGSGVLAIAALKLGAKHAVGTDIDPQALLATQDNAERNSIDPALLHTCYPEQLPKQTWDVVMANILAGPLVELAPALLAALRPGGKLVLSGILAEQAAAITQAYQASLDEFSLVQKEDWLRVTGVRR; encoded by the coding sequence ATGAGCTGGCAACAATTGGTTTGTCATACCACTTCCAAACATCAGGAAGTGGTCGTGGACACAATGGAAGCCGTGGGAGCGGTTTCCATTACCTGGCAGGATGCGGAAGATGACCCCATCCTTGAGCCACGTCCCGGCGAAATGCGCTTGTGGAACAATCTGGTGGTCACGGCATTGTATGAGGAAGATACCGACCTCAATTCCTTGCAGTTACTGCTGGAAACGCGCAAAGCCGACTGGCAAATCGAATCCGTGCTGTATGAAATCGTCGAAGATCAGCCGTGGGAACGCGCTTGGATGGATAGTTTCCAGCCCATGTGCTTCGGTAAACGTTTGTGGATTTACCCCAGTTGGTTTGAAATCCCCGACGATGACAGCGTAAAACTGCTGCTCGATCCCGGTTTGGCGTTTGGCACGGGTACGCACCCGACCACCGCGCTGTGCCTTGAGTGGTTGGATGGGCAGGATATGACAGGGCTGGATGTGCTGGATTACGGTTGCGGCTCTGGGGTACTCGCCATTGCAGCACTCAAGCTGGGCGCGAAACATGCCGTAGGCACAGACATCGACCCGCAAGCATTGCTGGCTACCCAAGACAATGCCGAACGCAACAGCATTGATCCGGCGCTGTTGCATACCTGTTACCCCGAACAATTGCCTAAGCAAACGTGGGATGTGGTCATGGCAAACATTTTGGCAGGGCCATTGGTGGAACTTGCGCCCGCGTTATTGGCGGCACTGCGCCCCGGTGGGAAATTGGTGTTGTCGGGTATTTTGGCAGAACAAGCCGCCGCGATTACGCAAGCTTACCAAGCGTCATTAGATGAATTTTCGCTGGTGCAAAAAGAAGATTGGCTACGGGTCACGGGTGTGCGCCGCTAG
- the dksA gene encoding RNA polymerase-binding protein DksA — protein MATDNVNYLSRKAALPVDGIEPYTPEPGEEYMNEKQLAHFRHILVAWKKSLMEEVDRTVDHMKEDATNFSDPADRATQEEEFALELRARDRERKLIRKIEKTITRLDDDDYGYCDACGVEIGLQRLEVRPTAELCIDCKTTQEIKEKQMAV, from the coding sequence ATGGCAACTGATAATGTAAACTACCTGAGCAGAAAAGCCGCTCTACCCGTCGACGGTATCGAACCCTACACCCCCGAACCCGGCGAAGAGTACATGAACGAAAAGCAACTGGCACATTTTCGTCATATTTTGGTCGCATGGAAAAAATCCCTGATGGAAGAAGTGGATCGCACTGTCGATCACATGAAAGAAGATGCCACTAACTTTTCCGACCCAGCCGACCGCGCCACTCAGGAAGAAGAATTCGCGCTGGAACTGCGTGCCCGTGACCGTGAACGCAAATTGATTCGTAAAATCGAGAAAACCATCACACGACTGGATGATGATGACTACGGTTACTGCGATGCCTGCGGGGTTGAAATCGGCTTGCAGCGTTTAGAAGTCCGCCCGACCGCCGAACTTTGCATCGACTGCAAAACCACGCAAGAAATCAAGGAAAAGCAAATGGCGGTCTGA
- a CDS encoding DUF2069 domain-containing protein — protein MNKLPLWRNLTLFSLLGLIGLIVVWNSLLAGVQHVPLWLEIPLLIAPLVLLVRGILQGNVQTHVFAVLMSLLYLLLGIWVVLDPQERAYGYALIFLSVGLYAGAFMTAKILGKRNKGDAA, from the coding sequence ATGAATAAACTTCCCCTGTGGCGCAATCTGACTTTATTTAGCTTGTTGGGTTTAATCGGTTTGATCGTGGTGTGGAATAGCCTGCTGGCTGGTGTGCAACACGTACCATTATGGTTAGAAATACCGCTGTTAATTGCGCCGTTGGTATTGTTGGTGCGTGGTATTTTGCAGGGCAATGTGCAAACGCATGTATTCGCCGTGTTAATGTCGTTGCTGTATCTGCTGCTGGGGATTTGGGTGGTATTAGACCCACAGGAACGCGCTTACGGCTATGCGTTGATTTTCCTCAGTGTTGGTTTGTACGCGGGGGCGTTCATGACGGCTAAAATCCTCGGTAAACGCAATAAAGGTGACGCGGCATAA
- a CDS encoding peptidoglycan-binding protein, producing the protein MKIIHFSVSLLTTIVFISAPVSAEPAPQDAICASQVLAPALFRPSTAAVTVYESSTHYSTTPVQIGYGERKVKIADAYVEYDIIPAKFGEVTETIEVERERIELETLPATYRTDTKRIKVKSATQRWNPNCPAIQTADNNSTKNCLLTVPAEYTTVTREVIDSPARTVKRVIPARTETITRKVLLEPAKAVRREIPAVYTSVKLAKVEQPAKVVTTQQLAKTQNIPVEQTVRSELVIAMPALCEASVSPATIEKLQQRLQQQGYYQGTPDGVLGPKTRTALTQYQEAHGLASGAITLETLRKLQLQ; encoded by the coding sequence ATGAAAATCATCCATTTTTCCGTATCGCTATTAACCACTATCGTGTTCATTAGTGCGCCTGTTAGCGCTGAACCCGCCCCGCAAGACGCAATTTGTGCATCACAAGTATTAGCGCCTGCATTGTTTCGCCCCAGTACAGCGGCGGTTACTGTTTACGAATCCAGCACGCACTACAGCACTACCCCGGTTCAGATCGGTTACGGCGAGCGCAAGGTAAAAATAGCCGATGCATACGTTGAGTACGACATCATTCCCGCCAAATTCGGCGAAGTGACCGAAACCATCGAAGTCGAACGCGAACGGATAGAACTCGAAACACTGCCCGCCACTTACCGCACCGACACCAAGCGCATTAAAGTCAAGTCAGCGACCCAGCGCTGGAATCCCAACTGCCCAGCAATACAGACAGCCGACAATAACTCAACAAAAAACTGCTTACTAACCGTACCGGCAGAATACACCACCGTCACCCGTGAAGTGATTGACAGCCCGGCACGTACCGTCAAGCGCGTCATCCCCGCGCGTACTGAAACCATTACCCGCAAAGTGTTGCTCGAACCTGCCAAAGCCGTCCGTCGCGAAATCCCTGCGGTTTACACCAGCGTTAAATTAGCCAAAGTCGAACAGCCCGCTAAAGTCGTCACCACGCAACAACTTGCCAAAACCCAAAACATACCCGTGGAACAAACGGTGCGCTCAGAATTGGTGATCGCCATGCCAGCTTTGTGTGAAGCCTCTGTCAGCCCCGCGACCATCGAAAAATTGCAACAGCGCCTGCAACAACAAGGGTATTACCAAGGCACACCCGACGGTGTATTAGGCCCGAAAACCCGCACCGCACTGACCCAATACCAAGAAGCGCACGGCCTTGCCAGCGGCGCAATTACCCTTGAGACCTTGCGAAAACTACAGCTTCAATAG
- the accB gene encoding acetyl-CoA carboxylase biotin carboxyl carrier protein, translated as MDVRKIQKLISLLEGSDVAEIEIKEGEDSVRISRVNSGMTLASAPQQYYAPQQHPQAMVSTPIAAAEPVAPVAPSGHVVESPMVGTFYRASSPTAKAFAEVGQSVKVGDTLCIIEAMKMLNQIQSDASGVIKAILVENEQPVEFGQPLFIVE; from the coding sequence ATGGACGTTCGTAAAATACAAAAATTAATCAGCTTGCTGGAAGGCAGCGATGTCGCCGAAATCGAAATCAAAGAAGGCGAAGACTCGGTACGCATCAGCCGCGTGAACTCCGGCATGACACTCGCTTCAGCGCCGCAACAATACTATGCACCGCAGCAACACCCACAAGCGATGGTATCCACACCCATTGCCGCTGCTGAGCCTGTTGCGCCGGTAGCACCGTCCGGTCACGTGGTAGAATCACCGATGGTCGGCACGTTCTACCGCGCCTCCTCACCGACCGCGAAAGCCTTTGCCGAAGTCGGGCAAAGCGTGAAAGTCGGTGACACCTTGTGCATTATCGAAGCCATGAAAATGCTCAACCAGATTCAATCTGACGCATCCGGTGTCATCAAAGCCATCTTGGTTGAGAATGAACAACCTGTCGAATTCGGGCAGCCGCTGTTCATCGTTGAATAA
- the wrbA gene encoding NAD(P)H:quinone oxidoreductase, which produces MKTVLILYYSRHGGVSSMAQQMARGVESVADVQAMLRTVPEISEVCEAVADTIPASGAPYVTLDDLKQCDALALGSPGRFGNMAAPLKYFLEKTSSLWLSGTLIGKPAGVFTSTSSLHGGQESTLLSMMLPLLHHGMLITGLPYSESDLISTQSGGTPYGATHVSGSDSNRPLTDEEKRLCFALGKRLAQLAHQL; this is translated from the coding sequence ATGAAAACTGTCCTGATTTTGTATTACAGCCGTCACGGTGGCGTTTCCAGCATGGCGCAACAGATGGCACGCGGTGTAGAAAGTGTCGCCGATGTCCAAGCGATGTTGCGCACGGTGCCGGAAATTTCCGAAGTGTGCGAAGCGGTCGCGGATACCATTCCCGCCAGTGGAGCGCCCTACGTGACGTTGGATGATTTGAAGCAGTGCGATGCACTGGCGCTAGGCAGCCCTGGACGTTTCGGCAATATGGCGGCACCGCTGAAATATTTCCTCGAAAAAACCAGCAGCCTCTGGTTGTCGGGTACACTCATTGGCAAACCTGCTGGCGTTTTCACTTCCACCTCCAGCTTGCATGGCGGCCAAGAGAGCACATTGTTGTCGATGATGTTACCGCTCTTGCACCACGGCATGTTGATCACCGGCTTGCCGTATTCTGAATCGGATTTGATTAGCACTCAGAGCGGTGGCACACCGTATGGCGCGACGCACGTTTCCGGCAGTGACAGCAATCGCCCGCTGACGGATGAAGAAAAACGCCTGTGTTTTGCCCTCGGCAAGCGTCTGGCACAACTGGCACACCAACTATGA
- the accC gene encoding acetyl-CoA carboxylase biotin carboxylase subunit — protein MLKKVLIANRGEIALRILRGCRELGIKTVAVHSTADRDLKHVRLADESVCIGPPRSIDSYLNIPAIISAAEVTGADAIHPGYGFLSENADFAERVESSGFIFIGPRADTIRLMGDKISAKDAMIAAGVPCVPGSEGGTPEDPEEILKMGTRIGYPLIVKATGGGGGRGMRVVHSADELVAAVSLTRAEAKAAFGNDVVFMEKFLQRPRHIELQVLADSHGNAIHLCERDCSMQRRNQKVVEEAPAPFITAEQRARIGNRVAEACRKIGYRGAGTFEFLYEDGEFYFIEMNTRLQVEHPVTELITGVDLVKQQLLIASGEVLALRQEDIKVNGHAIECRINAEDPQTFAPSPGKITRYHVPGGLGVRVDSHIYADYSVPPYYDSMIGKLIVHGQDRETAINRMHGALSEMVIEGIKTNIPLQTRIMEDPAFRAGGADIHYLEKMLGMHK, from the coding sequence ATGTTGAAAAAAGTACTGATCGCAAACCGGGGCGAAATTGCCCTGCGTATTTTGCGTGGTTGCCGTGAACTCGGCATTAAAACGGTAGCAGTGCATTCCACGGCTGACCGCGACCTGAAACACGTGCGTCTGGCGGATGAATCGGTGTGTATCGGCCCACCCCGTTCCATTGACAGCTACCTAAACATCCCCGCGATTATCAGCGCGGCAGAAGTCACAGGCGCAGATGCGATTCACCCCGGCTATGGCTTTTTGTCTGAAAACGCCGATTTTGCCGAGCGCGTCGAATCCAGCGGATTCATTTTCATTGGCCCGCGTGCGGACACCATTCGCCTGATGGGTGACAAGATTTCCGCAAAAGACGCGATGATTGCCGCTGGTGTTCCGTGCGTCCCGGGTTCTGAAGGCGGCACGCCCGAAGACCCCGAAGAAATCCTCAAAATGGGGACGCGCATTGGCTACCCATTGATCGTCAAAGCTACGGGCGGTGGCGGTGGTCGCGGGATGCGCGTGGTGCATTCTGCCGACGAACTGGTGGCAGCGGTGAGCTTGACCCGTGCCGAAGCCAAAGCCGCGTTTGGTAACGACGTGGTGTTCATGGAAAAATTCCTGCAACGCCCGCGTCACATCGAACTGCAAGTATTGGCGGATTCCCACGGCAACGCGATTCACCTGTGCGAACGCGATTGCTCGATGCAACGCCGTAACCAAAAAGTGGTGGAAGAAGCCCCTGCCCCCTTCATTACCGCAGAACAACGCGCCCGCATTGGCAACCGTGTTGCCGAAGCCTGCCGCAAAATCGGCTACCGTGGTGCGGGTACGTTTGAATTTCTGTACGAAGACGGTGAATTCTATTTCATCGAAATGAATACCCGTTTGCAGGTTGAACACCCCGTCACTGAACTGATTACCGGCGTGGATTTGGTGAAGCAGCAATTGCTGATTGCCTCCGGTGAAGTGCTGGCGTTGCGTCAGGAAGACATCAAGGTCAACGGTCACGCGATTGAATGCCGTATCAATGCCGAAGACCCGCAAACCTTTGCACCGTCACCGGGTAAGATTACCCGTTATCACGTACCGGGTGGCTTGGGTGTGCGCGTGGATTCGCACATTTACGCCGATTACAGTGTACCGCCCTACTACGATTCCATGATCGGCAAGCTGATTGTCCACGGGCAAGACCGCGAAACCGCGATCAATCGGATGCACGGTGCACTCAGTGAAATGGTCATCGAAGGCATTAAAACCAATATCCCGCTGCAAACCCGCATTATGGAAGACCCCGCGTTCCGTGCCGGTGGTGCTGATATTCACTACCTCGAAAAAATGTTGGGAATGCACAAATAA
- the gluQRS gene encoding tRNA glutamyl-Q(34) synthetase GluQRS, with amino-acid sequence MLTVGRFAPSPTGPLHFGSLVAATASYLAARQAQGRWLLRIEDLDKPREQPGATNSIIQTLDAYGFEWDGDILYQSQRQDAYRAALARLGTHTYSCTRSRKGLPTLPAIRVRTPDYPICFHDGIQGNYCQCLSRDVGDFVLLRADGLFAYQLAVVVDDAFQGVTQVVRGVDLLDNTPRQIWLQQLLQLPQPHYAHVPLVLNEFGQKLSKQNLAPALNTSERLQTLVTALRFLKQPCPDAHEFSHLSACWDWAIKHWDISRCQTG; translated from the coding sequence TTGCTTACCGTTGGCAGGTTTGCCCCATCCCCTACCGGCCCATTGCATTTTGGCTCTCTGGTCGCCGCAACCGCCAGTTATCTGGCGGCACGGCAAGCCCAAGGGCGTTGGCTGCTACGTATCGAAGACCTTGACAAGCCACGTGAACAGCCGGGCGCAACCAACAGCATTATTCAAACCTTGGATGCCTACGGCTTTGAATGGGATGGTGACATTCTTTACCAAAGTCAGCGCCAAGATGCTTACCGCGCAGCACTCGCGCGTTTAGGAACGCACACTTATTCCTGCACCCGTTCGCGCAAAGGCTTGCCAACGTTGCCCGCTATCCGCGTGCGCACACCGGATTATCCCATTTGTTTCCATGATGGCATTCAAGGCAATTATTGTCAGTGCCTAAGCCGTGACGTGGGTGATTTTGTACTGCTACGCGCTGATGGCCTGTTTGCTTATCAATTAGCGGTGGTGGTCGATGATGCTTTTCAGGGGGTGACTCAAGTGGTGCGCGGTGTCGATTTACTGGATAACACTCCCCGGCAAATCTGGTTGCAACAATTGTTGCAGTTACCGCAACCGCATTACGCACACGTACCGTTAGTATTAAATGAATTCGGGCAAAAACTGAGCAAACAGAACCTTGCACCTGCACTGAATACTAGCGAACGCTTGCAAACTCTGGTTACAGCGCTACGCTTTCTCAAACAACCCTGCCCCGACGCGCACGAATTCTCACACCTTAGCGCGTGCTGGGACTGGGCGATTAAACACTGGGATATAAGCCGGTGTCAGACCGGATAG
- a CDS encoding DUF3426 domain-containing protein, with the protein MKELTAAQGLLRCGECDNIFDAMKSLSQTLPEERRFAKLSTATAADLTDIPPRLKTGRPASRPLFQWSWPKPRPSIWKAVLVSILLVLLLLQVLYNSRHWLAQQPLTAALTQKVCGFVGCNLTQPRDIRKIDLLSRNVYSHPNTPKVLTISASIQNEAVFPQPYPMIEVSFLDQNNKVIALRRFPPEEYVPHFKGQLMPIGEPDELLLNITDPGDTAVRFQFRFM; encoded by the coding sequence ATGAAAGAATTAACAGCAGCCCAAGGGTTGTTGCGCTGTGGTGAATGTGACAACATTTTCGACGCGATGAAAAGCTTAAGCCAAACACTGCCCGAAGAGCGCCGGTTTGCCAAATTAAGCACCGCTACCGCTGCTGACCTTACCGATATTCCCCCACGACTCAAAACTGGTCGCCCTGCTTCGCGCCCATTATTCCAGTGGTCTTGGCCTAAACCAAGACCGAGCATCTGGAAGGCAGTGCTTGTCAGCATATTGCTGGTATTATTGCTGTTGCAAGTGCTTTACAACAGCCGTCATTGGTTGGCACAACAACCGCTTACCGCTGCATTGACCCAAAAGGTGTGTGGTTTCGTGGGGTGCAACCTTACCCAACCGCGTGATATACGCAAAATTGATTTACTAAGCCGCAATGTTTATTCACATCCCAATACCCCTAAAGTTCTGACGATCAGTGCATCCATCCAAAATGAAGCCGTATTCCCCCAACCTTATCCCATGATTGAAGTCAGTTTTTTGGATCAAAACAATAAAGTTATCGCGTTGCGGCGTTTTCCACCTGAAGAGTACGTACCCCATTTCAAGGGACAACTCATGCCTATTGGCGAACCGGATGAATTATTGCTCAATATCACCGACCCCGGTGACACAGCGGTGCGCTTTCAGTTTCGCTTTATGTGA
- a CDS encoding DUF853 domain-containing protein — MSQPSGILIGKGEEQVFLNPRFANRHGLIAGATGTGKTISLQVLAEGLSRIGVPVFLADIKGDLTGISKPGNPHPKVDERVAKIGIDDFRFEGCPTVIWDLSGERGHPVRATISDMGPLLLAQLLELNDTQEGVLNIAFKVADEQGMLLLDLKDLRAMLQYLGENSKTFSNTYGNVSSASIGAIQRQLLVLEQQGADQFFGEPALDLWDFMRTGANGYGNINILAADRLINTPRLYATFLLWLLSELFENLPEVGDMEKPRLVFFFDEAHLLFNGASKSLVQKVEQVVKLIRSKGVGIYFITQTPLDVPESVLGQLGNRVQHALRAFTPRDQKAVRTAAETFRQNPNLDTAETIMQMGVGEALVSVLDDKGIPTVVQHTLIRPPQSRIGSLTEEERSEILRTSPFAGRYDNLVDRESAYELLQKRAVSAATEAAEQEAEAAAQKAERRTNSGARRVADREPEADNLLGSIGETFMKNAVKAATSSAGRRIGTQIVRGLLGSLFKGR; from the coding sequence ATGTCACAACCGAGCGGAATCCTGATCGGCAAGGGCGAAGAACAAGTTTTCCTGAACCCACGCTTTGCCAATCGCCACGGCCTGATTGCGGGTGCAACCGGCACGGGGAAAACCATTTCCCTGCAAGTCTTGGCGGAAGGATTATCCCGCATTGGTGTGCCGGTGTTCCTAGCGGACATCAAAGGCGACCTCACCGGCATTAGCAAACCCGGCAACCCGCACCCCAAAGTGGATGAGCGCGTCGCTAAAATTGGCATTGACGATTTCCGCTTTGAAGGCTGCCCCACCGTCATTTGGGATTTATCCGGGGAACGTGGGCATCCGGTACGTGCCACCATTTCCGACATGGGGCCTTTGCTGCTGGCACAACTGCTTGAATTGAATGACACCCAAGAAGGCGTATTAAACATCGCGTTCAAAGTGGCGGACGAACAAGGCATGTTGCTGCTAGATCTGAAAGATTTACGCGCCATGCTGCAATACCTCGGCGAAAACAGCAAAACCTTTAGCAATACTTACGGCAATGTCAGTTCCGCCTCCATCGGCGCGATTCAACGCCAATTGCTGGTGCTGGAACAACAAGGTGCTGACCAATTCTTCGGCGAGCCTGCCTTGGATTTGTGGGATTTCATGCGCACCGGGGCAAACGGTTACGGCAATATCAATATCCTCGCCGCTGATCGCTTGATCAATACGCCGCGCTTGTATGCCACATTCCTGCTGTGGTTGTTATCTGAACTGTTTGAGAACTTGCCCGAAGTCGGCGATATGGAAAAGCCGCGCCTCGTGTTCTTCTTTGACGAAGCGCACTTACTGTTCAATGGCGCATCCAAGTCACTGGTGCAAAAGGTTGAGCAAGTCGTCAAGCTGATCCGCTCCAAAGGTGTGGGGATTTACTTCATTACCCAAACACCGCTGGACGTGCCGGAATCCGTGCTGGGGCAACTCGGCAATCGCGTGCAACACGCACTGCGGGCATTCACGCCGCGTGACCAAAAAGCGGTGCGCACGGCTGCCGAAACCTTCCGCCAAAACCCGAATCTCGACACCGCTGAAACCATTATGCAAATGGGTGTGGGCGAAGCGCTGGTTTCGGTCTTGGATGACAAGGGCATTCCCACCGTCGTGCAACACACCCTTATCCGCCCGCCGCAATCACGGATTGGCTCACTCACGGAAGAAGAACGCAGCGAGATTTTGCGCACCAGCCCGTTTGCAGGGCGTTACGACAATCTGGTGGATCGTGAATCGGCTTACGAACTGTTGCAAAAACGCGCTGTCAGCGCTGCCACCGAAGCGGCTGAACAGGAAGCGGAAGCCGCCGCACAAAAAGCCGAACGGCGTACTAACAGTGGGGCGCGTCGCGTTGCCGACCGTGAACCTGAGGCCGACAACTTATTGGGCAGTATTGGCGAAACCTTCATGAAAAATGCGGTGAAAGCGGCAACCTCCAGCGCGGGGCGACGCATCGGCACACAAATCGTGCGCGGTTTGCTCGGCTCATTATTCAAAGGACGCTAG
- the aroQ gene encoding type II 3-dehydroquinate dehydratase, translating into MASILLLNGPNLNLLGKREPGHYGTMTLADIEARLIALADQQQQTLHCYQNNSEGALVDRIHQAMTEQVDFILINPGAYTHTSIALRDALLGVAIPFIEIHLSNVHRREPFRHHSYLSDIAEGVILGLGTMGYELALYAAIQKLNKHDRALTHDGRS; encoded by the coding sequence ATGGCAAGCATTCTTCTGCTCAATGGTCCCAATCTGAACTTGCTAGGCAAGCGTGAGCCGGGGCATTACGGTACTATGACATTGGCTGATATTGAAGCGCGTCTGATAGCATTAGCAGACCAGCAACAACAAACACTGCATTGCTATCAGAACAATTCCGAGGGTGCTTTGGTGGATCGCATTCACCAAGCCATGACGGAACAAGTCGATTTCATTCTCATCAACCCCGGTGCTTACACGCATACCAGCATTGCGCTGCGGGATGCTTTGCTGGGGGTCGCGATACCGTTTATCGAAATACACTTGTCCAATGTACACCGGCGAGAACCTTTCCGTCATCACTCGTATCTATCGGATATAGCCGAAGGCGTGATCTTGGGACTCGGTACAATGGGCTATGAACTCGCACTGTATGCCGCTATACAGAAACTCAACAAACACGACAGAGCATTAACCCATGATGGACGTTCGTAA